Part of the Ciona intestinalis chromosome 6, KH, whole genome shotgun sequence genome, catatttttatatatgtaactataatatatatatattgtcatttttttattcaaccaTAAATAACAGGGCACaagcaaagtttttttttataatttacctGAAATGCCCAAAACCGTAAATGAGATATTTGGGCAAAGCTGTTATAGCAAGCGTTCTCACACCCTGGGATTTTTTGACTACATTTAAAAGCAGACTGCTCATCTCCGTACACtagaaatacattttttaaagaaaaatatggtCGCATTAATGATAACtcaaaacatcaaaaaaacaaaatttagtagggtggggaagatgggacaccttttcattctatttttccgtcccatttagtagtaaacaaaaaaaatttaaagaattaaaacgtatcctcatgactcctatatagattgttgttaattgttcagatatgtgtgctaaaagtgtcccgtctcccccatcctactatatttaaacaacgaagagaaaggaTTTAACAGCAAACggcaataaataaaacacgtCAGTGAAAAATGCGTATAAGGTAAACTCCATACACAACATAAGCTATAGTTACACTTTTAGGGTCCAGAATTTTAGGACCAAAGCTTTTGAAACTTTAACTACGGATAGTTTATACACAGGTAATTTCTATGAGCCATTTATGCTATGTTTCACAAACTTACCTGCGCCCCCGACAGTAATTACCACTATAAGGCGGTAGAGAAACACAAGTACATGCCACACCGGCCCTACAACGGTTTCGTACCTTGTTacctaaaatattaattttaataaaaggttGACGAtactacttttttaatttaatggtGTATGtgtataaatgataaaatgaacgaatattacttatttattcttgcgtggtgGAGCAACGACAGCGGTTATCAcgtttgttctgtttcacgcGCCTCGTCATTTTAtccaaaattaatttttaatttaaagaagaAAAGGTTGTACATAAAATTACTAACCTGTTCCGAGATTTTTTGTAGTAATGGCCACATTATGTACTGTATTACatatacttaaaacaaatCGTCACTAAAACACACAGAAAGATAGTTATTTTCGTGTAAATTATGTTTCTGTAATTGAGTATCCAGTAAGCagatatatttttaacgaGCGAGCACAAACAAACCCTGTATTCAAATTATCGCCAAAAAGCAATATAAAAATCGATGCtggtataatattattataggagttatttgatattttagtATGAGGTAATTTAATAGCGATTAACATCTGGTAGGCGTTTgggtgtttttaaaaatatctttatagCATTTATTCTCGAACCCTGGGTCAGGTTGGAAAAAAACAGCACACAGATCGTTTGTAATAAATACTGcagtattaaatattaataaattagcAGGAATCTGAGCAAAAAAATAGGCAAGAAGATATAGGCAAAAACTGTGTAAAAATAATCTTGGTTTTACACAACAGAAGTCGCCGTTTATAAGTCATAACTAAACGTCTAAATAGCGGTATAGTTTTCGggttttgttgttattatagTTAAGTCTTTGTTATTGCTGTTCGCTTAAGTTGTgtgaaatgtagttttaaaaattgcgtCACTAAAGCTTTTATGAATGTAGGCCTAATATTTCGGTTTGGTagcccccccccaaaaaacttGAGAAAGACTGGTAGATGCGCTATTATACGGCTAAGCTGACTGTATTTGCTGCGGCTGATCTTCTGCATATAGTATACACGATAAGCTACTAGTCTTATAGGCAGTTTAACCAATAATTAGGTGCAAAATCGTACCTgcttctgtataaccaaatgTTCTAAAACTGGAATAGGTATGTACAGTTTAGCCATTTTCAGTTACTTCATAATCGGCATTATTCCACGATTGTTTCGTACTTCcgttataaaaataacctaatattttatgttttaacggGGACAAAGTGGCTATAACATGTGCAAACAAGTATGAAGGAATATTGCAATGCTGTAGAGGGTATATAACGTTATGTAACTCCTTCCGTGGTCGGTTTTCGGACCTTGCCGGCTTGTAAAGCCTGCGTAATCTTGATTTCTTGGTAAAATTCTGcgtattttacaaacaaatgatAAGCAATCACTCTTGCATGGTGGTAAAATGCAGATAAATTTGAAAACGCTgctatgttatatatagtcTCTACGTATGCACCATAATTAAGACATAACTCGCCCTTTATACAAGTCTAAAGCCAATtttgaatatgttatatatatagacatttccgtataaaataatttagcCCGGGGGTTCAAATGTGTTTTGCAAACAAATGCCGATTTGTATTCatgcatttttataaatcacaAAAGCCTGTAACGCAGGTATTTGTACACCAGTACTCTAATAATTAAAACGCTATGTTTAAATTGCAAGTTAAAATAACAGATGTATTACGATTAATAATAAGCAAGTCAGGAAAACATGCTAATTAGCCATAAATAGCCATATCTCAAAACGTATTGTGATATAATAGGCAACTATTACGTGAGCAGAATCCTGTTCGAGCTCTCAAGTGTGGATTAAAAAGGTTAGATACGCTTGAATGGAGTTTGAGGAATTCATTGTTTAAAGCCTGGTCAGTCGCCAGAGCAGGTTCGGACCGTTTCGTTTGCGTGATGGTGTATAGTGCACAAAGTGCAGAGTGCAGGATGTAGTGTAGACGCTTCTAGAGTATCAAGTTGTATAGCAGTTGTATAGTACAGTACAGTACATAGGCTTGTGTTGTTGCGTGGCAGACATTGTGGTTGATAAGTAGTTAACTACAGGATAGGAAGCTCATTAGGCGTTCCATGTCCATATGCAACCCTAGTTAAGGCAGTGTCAATATTGGTGTAGCTAATATagtgtaaataagttttgcAGGGTCATTTTAGATCCTGGTCATGTAATAACGTGTACTGACAGACGTTAGTATCAATGCAGTACAAGGCAGGCAGGATAAGTCAAACAAGTTTGCCATAAATTGTTTACATTCACCGTGGCGTGACATTAAAACGTTTGTGTATATGTTGTATTTCTAGTCGAGGTCTTATACAGTTAGGCAGAAGCTAGTGTCTAGTTTTCCACCAACTCAATGTGGCGTGACATCAAAAGGTTTGTGTATAGGCTATGTTGCATTTGTAGTCGATGTCTTAGTTGAGCAGAAGCTAGGGTCTAGTATTCTGCCAACAGTACTAAAAGCAGCAGCTGGAGCGTTTATTGTGTCATAATAGGAAGCAATTTAAACGTGAGGCGGGACAATTTTATTCAAACGGTTCGTAAGAAGAAGccgtaaaaaaagaaattggcCTGAATTGTTAAATTATGGGCGGTGTAGACCTTTTCTCCCTTGAGAAAGGTTATGTTGCTTATATATTGTGTGTTACAGCGTTTGCGCTTCCATTGGCAATATAATTTAGTGCGCCAGTTCTGTTTATAATGACAGTtttaacattctttgtttcttaTAGAGTTTATGGCTGGaaagtaaacagaaaacatttaaaaaatgataaaaatcaaCACGCCGTACTGTGTGTTTGTGATGTTAGTAACAGAAATTACAACTTTTGTAAGTTTTGGCATGGTATTAGCTGCACTAAACCCGACCAAAGCTTCTATTGAAGTGTTTATAAATAGCAGCCACGTGGTaagtttatgacgtcatagggatGAGTGATTTTAAACATCGCCCGCTTAAAATCATAATAGGCATGccttttaaaagttgttacaCTGTTAAATATTAAGAATCGGTTTGGTATCCGAAGCTCTAATGTTTAGTTTCATAATTTTCTAGATTGGTCCTTTCTATAATTGTGCGTTGTACTCAACGTTACCAATTTAGAAATTGAATAGGAAATGTTAAATAGCTGTCAGGCACATGGGCCTACTGTAGGAAGTGCCTGGGGGAATTAATGATCGGTGTGTTTCAATCTTATTCTGTTGGTCGTCTATTTTATGTAGTTTGACACCATTATATGCCAAGAAAAGTTTTTCTCGACCTTTCATTGTTCGTGGCCCTTTTTTAAGCCTTTGAACTCGGGGTTATTATTTATTGGtgtatatagttatatatgtgCTGCGTTACAACTGTATTCGTACACAGTAACCGATTACACCATGTTTTTCAGATCCGCTATGGTGAACCAGCAAGCGCCGCCTTCACAAAACTTATCATCACATTGTCACAAGCCATGCTTATCGTCGGTACAGTGGTCGGCTCTATAATAGTGCGATTCTTGATGGCGAAGCTTAGgtatatgttttttgtttgtgttgaCCAGACTTAATTTCAAAGACCAAGAGATAATAGAATAAGTTATAAggataaaaagtaaacaaaatatcttcTCGCAGCTAAATACATGTACGCGTATTCCGAATATACAGACTGGTAAACTTCTTTTATTCTTTGTGTTACAGTCGAAAGGAAAACATGCTGTCAGTTCACGTTGTCATGATTATATCTGCAATATGTATGGGCCCAATGCCGCCTATACTCAACTCTTACGAAATCCTCATTGTCGGCCGTTTTCTGACTGGGATTTCGCGTGGCTTGGCTTTTGCGTCCTGCCCTCTGTACATTGCGGAAACAGCTAACCGACAGACCCTTTTCCTATGGCAGAGTCCTTCCGGATGGCTTATACAACTCGGTGCTTTGCTTGGGAATGGAATCGGCCATGTAAAAGTAATGGGTGGCGAAGAACTATGGCCTTACTTTATGATTATCCCTGGACTCTTTTCAGTAGTCTATGTGGTCTGCTACTATTGGCTACCTGAGACACCACCGTATTTATTACGGCAGAAAAACAAGCCAGAAGCTCAACGGGATTCAGAGGCGTTGGCTTTGCTTACAAAACTTCGGACTGGCAGCCCGGATGTTTTAGAAAAAGAACTTCAAGCTTTAAAAGAAGAAATTGCAGCTGATGCTTCCGTTGAAAAAGCTAGTGTAGTTCAAATAGCCAAAGACCCAAAGTACCGAATGCAACTTCTTGTATGTATTATGCTTATGAGTTCTTTACAGGCAGTCGGCATCCAGCTTATTTCTCAATACACTGATGATATCTTTATAAACGCGAACATACCAAAGGAATACGCGACCTATGCTTCAATAGGTAAGTACAAAGAAAATACTATTAAACTTACAAAGAGTGTAATAAATCCTTAGGCTAGTTTGTCGGTTTGTAATATAACACCTTTCGTACATTACAGGTACCTTCGGATTTTCCCTTCTCGCTTCATTTTGTGGTACTTTCTTTCTTTTACGCGTTGGGGGCCGAACCAGTATGCTTACAGGCCTAAGCGTTAGCTCTGTAGCGTTAATAGGACTTGCAATCGCTACATTTGGTAAAGCTATTCCATCAATGGCTTACTTAAGCGTTGTTGCTACTGTCATTTATCTTGCCGGCGTAGCAATCGGTCcatctttaacttttttctccCTCTCCTCCGAACTAACGACTCAAGTTGTCCGACCTTCAGCGTTATGGGTTGCAGGAATTGTGTTTTGGTGTGAAGGATCAATTGTGTCCTTCGGAGCTCCATATATGCTTCAGGCCACAGGAGGATTTACTTACCTTTTGTTCCTGGCTCTTATTTTACTTGTGGTACGTACAACTAACATATATTGTGTAGCAGTAATCCTCGTTCCCGTAACACAGTGCATGtgaaatagttttattaattgGGCATAGCAGGCTTGATGGTGTATGATAACTTTCTGGGCAATCTATTATAATGTGCTTGTTTTAGATTGCTTTCATCTTCCGGGTCGTTCCGGACACCCGCGGGAAATCGGCCGCTGAAATCCAGCGTCAGTTAGCAAAAGACCCCGATGTCGACTCCACGCCAATGCTGGAAGTAGCGAAACAAGAGGTGTAACTCAAACACACGTGGCTTAATGTGCTTTCTTAGTGTTATAAAACACTCAGTCCTAACTCGTAAGGCATGAGTGCTTTCTGTGCTGTTGTGGAGTATAGTGAAATATAGATGCCCGAAGTTCATTCATTCGCAAGTTCATGCAAATTCCAACCAGCATTGCACTGTTAGTGTATTATTTCctaatggtttatttaaaagctCCATCATTTTGTCGTTATTGCTTCACTGCAAAGTTTCCCAAAATGTAGAACTGACACCAATTCGTGTCTTAAACGCACGCAAGAACTACGTCTCCGTTTAGTTGCTGTATTTCCGGTGGCATTTTCCCTTTGACATATTGCCATTAATCTAATATGGCTACGCAACCGCAAAAGTATTAATTTACGCGTGACCTGATTACAAACAATGTATACCGGTTTGCGTTACGAAGAAAAAAAATCCGAAACCacatttgttttctaaatttaaaaccgcGCGCATCACCTAAGAgcattttaatgttctttcCAGTTCATTAAATACTGCGGGCTTTCTTAGTAATGATGAACCGCAACTATCACTCGTGTATGTATTGCTTATAAATcagcaaatatatttacactattttaattgatatatatatgtacacatcagatattttaatcaatttttaaacttcCATTTATaggtgttattttttaaaattattgcacCAAAGATTTGGGCATTTATAACCCAGCGTGTTAAGACTCACTATAGGCCATTTCAATcacatttttgttgtttgtgcTTCAAAATTATAGCTACCATTGCATTTTATACGTAACCAAAAGTGCTAAAAGTGCGTGTTTAAAAAGGTATTCAATTTTTGTTACTTAAaaccattttatatattttccaatTAGGTGAAAAAGgaccatttaaatattttcaaaataaagttttcgaAGGCATTTAAAATGTGTTGTTGTCTTTCGCAATGAGTTACAGACACGCGTATAAGATTAGTCCCATTGGTCGTAATTCTTTCGCCCTTCTTTAAAACTTAGCATTCTTCCGAGGCGACCGAGTTGCTGTCGTCGTTCCTCGACAGCCGGTGACGTCACGGTTACGTCAGCAGCCGGTGACGTCATGGGCGTTGATTTGGTTTCGGTTTCAGTTTGGGGGTCAGGGGCGTCCTGGAACTCTGGGGGGCATATTGAACTAAAGTTGTCCAGACCTAAGTGGAATAAGCTGTATATTTGATTTCTGTTGATGCATAATATATTAAGGTGGCGTAAGATggtgtttataaattattggcgtccatgttttcattttggGGGAATATTGGGCATTAAGTGCCAACGGCatttatcttaccccacagtatactctattttctgtaattaaaagtggttatttttatatacagcCGTTGTCGAAATGAGCTTACTGTGCTGGTCTAAATCCAAAGTCCCATGGCGTTCCTCGCCGTATGACCCGCCCTTGTATAATCGAACGCCATTTCGTGTTtgttattctttaaatattcagcTATTTTCGGTGTTTCACTTTCACATTTGTAAATATGTATTTACCTGAaatggtgacgtcatcttCTGTTTGGATATCCGTTTCGTCGGGATTTTCCGCCAAAACTGAaagaattttgtatttaaatttatgtatagCTTAAGTCTTTAagacatatatagtagatttattcatatagaatacatAGCTTATAAAGAAAAACCGTAACGTTAAACTGTAACGTACCAAAATCGTCAGTGCAAATAAGGACGTATGACTATAAAAAATCTATCAAGGGTATAAGAAGTACAGTTTGGTATAAGTTCGCGCGTTTACGCACACTACAAATCAAGTTAAAATTGAACATTTTCTGTTTTGGACGATTTGTCTCGCACATGTCAACTTCCAGCCTGTATTCCTATATAATTCGAGAATTTCTACGAAATGGAGACAATTTTTTTCACCTGTGTCTCTTTGTAGTTCTGCTTCTTTATGAGCTCTTCCAGATATGGCTTGAGTCATATTTTGATACGCACCTGTCCACCAGTTAAAGTCTTGGTTATCTTCGTCTTCAGAATCGGactctatatttaaaaagtataaaaacttaagttgtaattaaaacaatgtaactAAAGTTGTACTAAAAAAGTAACTATAACGCTGCACTATCAGAATGGACAAATctttaagatatatatacCGTGCCTACTGGGACCAACGTATTCCACTTAAAAGTTTGCATTGCATTTACTGTTAACAAATTAGTTACCGATTTATACGTTTCGACGTtggggtatatatatatataggcttcAAATATAGTAAAGTtaagataatttttttattttttattttaccaacgTTTACAACTAAGCCTTTTAaccctttaaaaataaattttaaccctttaaaaatatttttttggaaggAAATACTTCATTATTATAATAGTCTTAATTGGATTGTGGTACCTACCAGATCTTCCAGTGATCTTACGCTTATGATGCTTAGTTTGTTCATCAATTGTCtccaatgttttattaatgcGGTCCATCCTAAAAAATATCAACTTTAGTCTACTACTTATGATTTAACCTACTTGTATTACTATGATTTTACTCACAAATTTGCACGTGTgagtatgaaacaaaacacccgtgttattaggACTGTCGTTGACAAACAAGCTACTTTAATTTATCCATTATGTGAACTTCATAGCCTTAGTCAAACAATTATACTTTAACTGTCACAGCCTATTCATGTATGCTATTCACCAATTAACCCAATAGTTTCTATATAAACAGTTATATCACCTGTTAACCCAGTAATCGTACCCTCCCTCCCACTCTTCTAGTTGCTGATTTAGCTCCTTCTTCTCTTGCTCTCTCTTCTTCCTCATCTCAGTCACGAGATCATCTTTCGTCTCTTTCTTCTCGCTTTTGTTCCGGAAGTATTTTAATTTCCGACGACGCGACCACAGCACCTGTGACAGATGACATTATGAGGTCAAACTATACGttattaatgacgtcacatcccAATCAAATTCgtgattttgtaaaatacgACTTAGGACACCTAATGCGAGTTTAAAGTATACATTGACGAAGACATCGCAATGTATACAcgtggttatgacgtcatcatataCACCTCATCGTGACGTCGCTCACCTCCCCATAATGCACCATCAGCGATAGGAATGAGCCAATCACAAGTAAGATAAACATTCCTCCCAAATTACCGATTCCGAGTCGGTTTGATTCAATATCGAAAGATGATTCGGTGCATTCGGTCCTTTGTAAAGTAAAACAGATTGTCAAATAAGCACACACCATTGTATATCACATTGCACAATGCCGACAACTCGTATACCAAGTTTACTGTGTTGTTTGGCTTTATTTGgcgtttggttttaaatttagccATAGTTTGCTTTGAAAAGCTATTAATTCTACCCTATATATGTGCGAGGCCTTTGGTATATAGGGCCTAGGGTTTAGGccatagttttaaaacaaaacacttttagTCCGAAGGAATCTGTGTTACGTCAAATCATGTTGAATCAGTACATATTTAAGGGGAACTAAAGTCAAATCGTTACGAGTGCAAATGTAGGTGACGTAAACACGAAAACGGTAtttgaacaaaacaataaGAACGGCATATTTAGCTCAGTATATATGCACCAATCTATACACcaaattattatataaattttgaaaatatttactgtttatgGTTTACCTGAAATTAAACCATTTTGATTCTAACTCGTGTAGTGTACCGTCATCGCGTAACGATGCAATGGCATCACTGAATACAGCTGTGTAGCGAGAACTGATTTGAAACGGTAGAGCATATTGGTAATCCCAGAAACCTGTAATGTAAATTTACCGATAGGAAAGTTTTAGACTAAAAAACTgcatgttctattctatatgggtgaggtcctgttAATTGGTTATGTATTTACTAGATATTGTTTAATGAATTTCTCTTGTTGAAGTATTGCGTTCTATATGTGTAAAACCCGAAGGGCATGGTACATATACTGGGGTGTATAGGcaacagttggcccattactccaacacctaCACAAAGCGACAATTTCGCAAAGAGCAATGATATAAAAGCTACAAATAAATACCTTCGCCCACCCTTGAATATAAGCAGTCTTGCTGCTCTGCTTTTGCCACTTCTCTGAAAGGAGCAAGGTAGTAGAACCCGCCTTGGGAAATTCTCTCAAATATTTCAGCGGTTGTATTGAACACGTTTGCCGGGTTAGTTTTTAGATGTTGCCATACTGTAGTGAAGGGATGTGTTTCAGCATGGGGTAGAAAATACGTCATAATATGAGCATCTGCTGTAGTCCCATAGTCGTAGTGTGGCTagaattaaaagttttgtaatgTGAAATTGCATGGTATATGACAATGGCTAGTTTACAGGTagtaactttgtgaatgattATTTAGActattttaatgtatgactgacaatttagacacaagtgatcactgggttggagcaatagccTTCCAGTGTCCTGCTCaacgacacatacgcccacaatagtataGAAGCGTCGAGCTTTGCACCCGTACCGTCTGGGCTACAGGCTGTCGCGTTATAACCACtgaataatataaactgttctataaaaaaaaaaacaatcttacTTGATCCAATAACTCTGACAGTGACGCTACTTCCTCCGAAAACTCTTGAGTTAAGAAAGCTGTTAAGTTAGCAGTATATGCTGCTATTACTAACATAGTGAAATACCACCACGTTCCAGTGATCATACGGCCTGCATATGAACGTGGTTCTATGTCAACACCTTGGTGTACAAGACCACCATATGCCATCCAAATGCTATTGCCGAACCCTGGgtaatatatacaattaatGTGTTTTCACTTAAATacgataattttttttattacagtagggtatagggtaaaatgggacatgtttttattccattttcttgtcacatttgtgtagtaaacaaaaaatatttacagaactatataccgtattctcacgattctaaaataaccttgttaattgttaaaaacacgattggaaaaTACGAGATAATAAATGCAAACATTATattccacagtactatatcatGTATCACGGCATATTAGAGATAGAAAACaaaacctatgttataacccTACAGTGAGGATTTGTATTTATGAATACATCCGTGTTTAAACAAGAATAAATGTGTTACATCTAGTATTGGGTGTTAAACGTTAAAAAcgtctttaattattttttcacctAGTCTATTAAATTCCTCTACCCCTACGTCATCATTCGTGTCGTCTAGCGCCATCTTGCGCCACTCAAATGGGTTGAAATGATTCACAACAGCAAGGAATATACTCACAACGATTAAAGATGCCCATAGCACAAACCAAGAATCGAACGTAAAAGGTGCAAGAAACTATAAGAAAgggaattgtttaaaatttaccattttttggtttaaatgcaAAGTACATATAAGTAAAAATACAActatttcaaaaataatatagttagggtgctggggtaagatggtcgaTTCTCCCATTCTCTTTTCTTAACCCAATTAGGTTAATAATTGGTCCGTATTGTCCCATAGCCTGCGCGCggaaaataacttttatgaATGTCATATAGTTGTAAAacgtatttgtgttttatttgaaacgTGTTCTATTTTAATCACGTCAAGTTATAATGCGGGTGTGTTAATTGCCATTGGCGCATTCGTATTTTACAATGTAAAAGGCCTGTGTCTTGCGCTGCAGTGTTGATTATTTGATTGCGTGTTTTCACGAATGTTTCAGTTTAGGAATAGCAGGTCAGTTACGCGAGCAGTCATATATGCCAAACTATCAAAGGCTACAATAGCTATTACAATATAAGATAGGTAGTTTATATAGTTCGAGATAGGCATAACTTGTAGTTGCGTGAGGTAGGGTGAGAGGtgcttttattttctattatcgtcccatttggtagtaaacaaagaatatttacagaattatataaccgtagcctaGGACTCTATAAAttagcattgttaattgttaaaacaagatcagtaAACATGGGATTCAGAACCTAacagtattccatcttaccccacagtactatatctaTTATAGTAGGACACATGATTTTTTAAGACAAAATTATTGCATCGTACCTGCCATATATTAACTGGTACGTCGTTTCCAGAAGCGAGTGTTACCATGTAGTAGGACACTTGCTGAAATGCAATTGATAATTCTTCTTTACCAAGTTTGCCACCGAGAATAGGACGAGTATAAAGGACAAATTCCACCTAAAAATATGCAAAGGTAATTATATGATTATACTGTTATAGGTTTTAGAATAGTTTTTAATGCACTAGGCGCAGAGGGTGTACCCTATGCTCATTGCCGAGTTAAAACTCGATGTATCATTTTCATAGAGGCACTTTAGAAATAGGATATATCGTAGGCCGTAACCCGGCATAACTTATCCACCCGtttgtgtataaataaatgtaacttatttatcctcgcatgccgGCCATCAACATTCGTTACAGCACGGGTGTTGAGTTTcgtacaccttatgctcacttagaatacgagttaccacatgtaaCTATGTAGGTGATTATTAATATTTCCGATAAACAGACGAACTAACCACCATACCACGAATGCCTAATATACAGTCATCCTTAACGACTCAACCTGTTTGGTTTCTAGCAGTCTGTTCACTTCTGCGTCCACTTCTTTTTCATTGCCTCTGTTAGGCCCAACTTTCTCATTCCAATATAACTCGTATTTAAAGTTAAGTCGCCGAGATAAAGTTTCCAGTAGATCGATTAAAAACCCTTCATACGTAGTCTCTGACGTCAGCTCGTTGACGTGCCATTTGACCCAAGGTAGctcctgtgatgtcatcattgcgtaaaagaaatatagtggggtggggtaaaatacgacacctttagcatataatattcaaatatcctggtcgtgttttaaacaatctatgggggtcgtgaggatacgggttaaagtttttttaatgttcttcaTTTACTACCCAATGGGCCGagagaataaaatgaaaaagtgccctatcttcccccatcctactatatgttaattaaacagaaaatttagTTGCGTAAAAGTCGAATTTTTCTCATATTTGtctaaacaaagtttttatcaTCATTTTAATAGAATAATAACATacaataacaataatttttgtttgtttattaaatgttaCTTACGTATACGATTCCAACTTTTAACGGATCTTCAGGAAACACAACTGCAGCTTGTACAAATGGAATGTAACCTGGTTCGAATGACTTGTCTTTCCAATAACCTTGCTGtattagaaaaaaagattttagttgtttttactttaatcaAAAGTTAATTTAGAAAGTTGCATAcggggtaactcgtaagcgggaacgaggtgtatgaaacagaacacccgtatttaTAACGAGAAGtaaaaagaaagtaaaaa contains:
- the LOC100182347 gene encoding solute carrier family 2, facilitated glucose transporter member 1-like isoform X1 — translated: MIKINTPYCVFVMLVTEITTFVSFGMVLAALNPTKASIEVFINSSHVIRYGEPASAAFTKLIITLSQAMLIVGTVVGSIIVRFLMAKLSRKENMLSVHVVMIISAICMGPMPPILNSYEILIVGRFLTGISRGLAFASCPLYIAETANRQTLFLWQSPSGWLIQLGALLGNGIGHVKVMGGEELWPYFMIIPGLFSVVYVVCYYWLPETPPYLLRQKNKPEAQRDSEALALLTKLRTGSPDVLEKELQALKEEIAADASVEKASVVQIAKDPKYRMQLLVCIMLMSSLQAVGIQLISQYTDDIFINANIPKEYATYASIGTFGFSLLASFCGTFFLLRVGGRTSMLTGLSVSSVALIGLAIATFGKAIPSMAYLSVVATVIYLAGVAIGPSLTFFSLSSELTTQVVRPSALWVAGIVFWCEGSIVSFGAPYMLQATGGFTYLLFLALILLVIAFIFRVVPDTRGKSAAEIQRQLAKDPDVDSTPMLEVAKQEV
- the LOC100182347 gene encoding solute carrier family 2, facilitated glucose transporter member 1-like isoform X2 codes for the protein MLIRYGEPASAAFTKLIITLSQAMLIVGTVVGSIIVRFLMAKLSRKENMLSVHVVMIISAICMGPMPPILNSYEILIVGRFLTGISRGLAFASCPLYIAETANRQTLFLWQSPSGWLIQLGALLGNGIGHVKVMGGEELWPYFMIIPGLFSVVYVVCYYWLPETPPYLLRQKNKPEAQRDSEALALLTKLRTGSPDVLEKELQALKEEIAADASVEKASVVQIAKDPKYRMQLLVCIMLMSSLQAVGIQLISQYTDDIFINANIPKEYATYASIGTFGFSLLASFCGTFFLLRVGGRTSMLTGLSVSSVALIGLAIATFGKAIPSMAYLSVVATVIYLAGVAIGPSLTFFSLSSELTTQVVRPSALWVAGIVFWCEGSIVSFGAPYMLQATGGFTYLLFLALILLVIAFIFRVVPDTRGKSAAEIQRQLAKDPDVDSTPMLEVAKQEV
- the LOC100187109 gene encoding glutamate receptor ionotropic, kainate 2-like, which encodes MIPKPLPMFFLCLLLGQASSKIIIQTAVIYDDYYADSLPSFRKAIADTNLHVLHTEFYQNNMTNIVETITAEKVSSLFILAKFINCTAMVELKQAVTVFFIGMVRQHCEPGDNFLMYMYPSHFDVMGAMYDAIEQYRWKTAAVFYDESRELAFGYQDLDLARQRGINFKVWVIPEDQDKMWGILKSVRLLGYRTYILACDYKIATSVLTKAVFLSMVSEVNHWMLPSIEMHPLLLQDFLESSVRLTVISAKIIRDVLERNYVYENSERHARDEVITAITTDAFNRIRRSCDEAIAIGCFDIPLSEDSQCGIDQGAKSFSLGSYYSVGTCTEMYMRGLKEIGPTRIEFLEHHLENEKGTMSLQGYWKDKSFEPGYIPFVQAAVVFPEDPLKVGIVYELPWVKWHVNELTSETTYEGFLIDLLETLSRRLNFKYELYWNEKVGPNRGNEKEVDAEVNRLLETKQVEFVLYTRPILGGKLGKEELSIAFQQVSYYMVTLASGNDVPVNIWQFLAPFTFDSWFVLWASLIVVSIFLAVVNHFNPFEWRKMALDDTNDDVGVEEFNRLGFGNSIWMAYGGLVHQGVDIEPRSYAGRMITGTWWYFTMLVIAAYTANLTAFLTQEFSEEVASLSELLDQPHYDYGTTADAHIMTYFLPHAETHPFTTVWQHLKTNPANVFNTTAEIFERISQGGFYYLAPFREVAKAEQQDCLYSRVGEGFWDYQYALPFQISSRYTAVFSDAIASLRDDGTLHELESKWFNFRTECTESSFDIESNRLGIGNLGGMFILLVIGSFLSLMVHYGEVLWSRRRKLKYFRNKSEKKETKDDLVTEMRKKREQEKKELNQQLEEWEGGYDYWVNRMDRINKTLETIDEQTKHHKRKITGRSESDSEDEDNQDFNWWTGAYQNMTQAISGRAHKEAELQRDTVLAENPDETDIQTEDDVTISGLDNFSSICPPEFQDAPDPQTETETKSTPMTSPAADVTVTSPAVEERRQQLGRLGRMLSFKEGRKNYDQWD